The following proteins are co-located in the Manihot esculenta cultivar AM560-2 chromosome 7, M.esculenta_v8, whole genome shotgun sequence genome:
- the LOC110618606 gene encoding chlorophyll a-b binding protein CP29.3, chloroplastic: protein MATTAAAAAASHFFGTRIQSPKSNSGGIQARFSFGTKKSPPPPKKAPSKPAGDRLVWFPGAKPPEWLDGTMIGDRGFDPFGLGKPAEYLQFDLDSLDQNLAKNVAGDIIGVRVEQNDVKSTPFQPYTEVFGLQRFRECELIHGRWAMLGTLGAIAVEALTGVAWQDAGKVELVEGSSYLGQPLPFNLTTLIWIEVLVIGYIEFQRNAELDPEKRIYPGGYFDPLGLASDPEKKDNLKLAEIKHGRLAMIAFLIFGIQAAVTGKGPIAFVATFAK from the exons ATGGCCACCACAGCTGCCGCAGCAGCCGCGTCACATTTCTTTGGGACTCGCATTCAGAGCCCAAAATCCAACTCAGGAGGAATCCAAGCCAGGTTTAGTTTTGGAACCAAGAAATCACCCCCTCCACCAAAGAAAGCTCCATCAAAACCAGCTGGAGATCGACTCGTATGGTTCCCTGGTGCCAAACCACCAGAATGGCTGGACGGAACCATGATCGGAGACCGTGGATTCGACCCATTTGGGTTGGGTAAACCTGCAGAGTACCTGCAATTTGACCTTGATTCTTTGGACCAGAACTTGGCGAAAAACGTGGCTGGTGACATTATCGGAGTCAGAGTGGAGCAGAATGATGTGAAATCGACGCCGTTTCAGCCGTACACGGAGGTTTTCGGTTTGCAGAGGTTTAGGGAATGCGAGCTTATTCACGGCAGATGGGCAATGTTAGGTACTCTCGGAGCCATTGCCGTTGAAGCTCTCACCGGTGTTGCATGGCAAGACGCGGGAAAG gtGGAGCTAGTAGAAGGTTCATCCTACCTGGGGCAACCACTTCCATTCAACTTGACCACACTGATTTGGATAGAGGTACTAGTCATTGGGTACATAGAATTTCAAAGAAATGCAGAGCTTGACCCAGAGAAAAGAATCTACCCAGGTGGCTACTTTGATCCTCTAGGGTTAGCTTCTGATCCAGAGAAAAAAGACAACCTTAAACTAGCAGAGATCAAGCATGGTAGGCTTGCCATGATTGCCTTCCTCATCTTTGGTATCCAAGCTGCTGTTACTGGCAAAGGTCCCATTGCCTTTGTGGCAACCTTTGCCAAgtga
- the LOC110618401 gene encoding high mobility group B protein 1: protein MKIAKGKGESRKDKKEALKPVEDRKVGKRKAAPKAIKSSKKKANNDKVRKNDPNRPKRPPSAFFVFLEEFRNTYKQEHPNVKAVSAVAKAGGEKWKSLSDAEKAPYEAKSAKRKSEYEKLMTSYNKKQESSDDDDADGESEKSKSVVSNDDEESAEEDEEDEDDD, encoded by the exons ATGAAAATTGCCAAAGGAAAGGGAGAATCCAGAAAGGACAAAAAGGAAGCATTAAAGCCTGTAGAGGATAG GAAAGTTGGAAAGCGAAAGGCTGCTCCAAAGGCTATTAAGAGTAGCAAAAAGAAGGCAAACAATGATAAAGTTAGGAAGAATGATCCTAACAGGCCAAAGAGGCCTCCAAGTGCCTTTTTCGTCTTTCT AGAAGAGTTTAGAAACACTTACAAACAAGAGCACCCCAACGTGAAGGCCGTCTCAGCT GTTGCGAAAGCTGGAGGAGAGAAGTGGAAATCTCTATCTGATGCA GAGAAAGCTCCTTATGAAGCCAAATCAGCCAAAAGGAAATCAGAATATGAAAAGCTTATGACATCCTACAACAAGAAACAG GAAAGTTCAGACGATGATGATGCTGATGGAGAATCTGAGAAATCCAAATCTGTAGTGAGCAATGATGATGAGGAGAGTGCAGAG GAGGACGAGGAAGATGAGGATGATGACTGA
- the LOC110619564 gene encoding protein yippee-like isoform X2, translating into MKILFQSTWGPPKMMVSLQQSFHCRHGKAYLFNKVSNVFVGVKEERPMMTGTHVVADIFCVGCGSIVGWKYETAYEKSQKYKEGKSVLERFKVSGPDGSSYWVNHEAHVGGSDADEV; encoded by the exons ATGAAGATATTGTTTCAAAG CACCTGGGGGCCTCCCAAAATGATGGTTTCCCTGCAGCAG TCCTTTCACTGCAGGCATGGGAAAGCTTATCTCTTCAATAAGGT ATCAAATGTCTTTGTGGGAGTGAAAGAAGAGAGACCCATGATGACTGGGACACATGTTGTTGCTGATATTTTCTGTGTTGGATGTGGATCGATTGTGGGTTGGAAATAT GAGACTGCCTATGAAAAGAGCCAAAAGTACAAGGAAGGAAAATCGGTTCTAGAGCG GTTTAAGGTATCTGGTCCTGATGGAAGCAGTTATTGGGTGAATCATGAAGCACATGTTGGTGGAAGTGATGCAGATGAAGTTTGA
- the LOC110619564 gene encoding protein yippee-like isoform X3, which translates to MGRLFVVNLEGKVYSCKHCRTHLALYEDIVSKSFHCRHGKAYLFNKVSNVFVGVKEERPMMTGTHVVADIFCVGCGSIVGWKYMICFRRLPMKRAKSTRKENRF; encoded by the exons ATGGGGAGGCTGTTTGTGGTTAATCTTGAAGGGAAGGTCTATAGCTGCAAGCACTGCAGAACCCATCTTGCTCTTTATGAAGATATTGTTTCAAAG TCCTTTCACTGCAGGCATGGGAAAGCTTATCTCTTCAATAAGGT ATCAAATGTCTTTGTGGGAGTGAAAGAAGAGAGACCCATGATGACTGGGACACATGTTGTTGCTGATATTTTCTGTGTTGGATGTGGATCGATTGTGGGTTGGAAATAT ATGATTTGTTTCAGGAGACTGCCTATGAAAAGAGCCAAAAGTACAAGGAAGGAAAATCGGTTCTAG
- the LOC110619564 gene encoding protein yippee-like isoform X1 — protein MGRLFVVNLEGKVYSCKHCRTHLALYEDIVSKSFHCRHGKAYLFNKVSNVFVGVKEERPMMTGTHVVADIFCVGCGSIVGWKYETAYEKSQKYKEGKSVLERFKVSGPDGSSYWVNHEAHVGGSDADEV, from the exons ATGGGGAGGCTGTTTGTGGTTAATCTTGAAGGGAAGGTCTATAGCTGCAAGCACTGCAGAACCCATCTTGCTCTTTATGAAGATATTGTTTCAAAG TCCTTTCACTGCAGGCATGGGAAAGCTTATCTCTTCAATAAGGT ATCAAATGTCTTTGTGGGAGTGAAAGAAGAGAGACCCATGATGACTGGGACACATGTTGTTGCTGATATTTTCTGTGTTGGATGTGGATCGATTGTGGGTTGGAAATAT GAGACTGCCTATGAAAAGAGCCAAAAGTACAAGGAAGGAAAATCGGTTCTAGAGCG GTTTAAGGTATCTGGTCCTGATGGAAGCAGTTATTGGGTGAATCATGAAGCACATGTTGGTGGAAGTGATGCAGATGAAGTTTGA